Genomic segment of Denticeps clupeoides chromosome 13, fDenClu1.1, whole genome shotgun sequence:
CATCCCCCAGTGGCTCCTTTATCTCAGATTTATAAAAGAAACAGGGCAAACGTGTTGCTAGCCAACAGAAGGACCCAAACTGAACCGCATTTGCTGTCTGTTTGTTCAGTGAAGTCACTAGACACTTTTGTCTTGGGTGTGTGTGACCCAAACTGAATGCCTCTCTGACTCATTTCAGCGCATCCTGATGTATGATATTATgctgatcctgtgtgtgtgtgatttataatTTGCATGAGAAACAAGAGGAAGTAGAATCAATATCAATTCACCAAGAACAGAttacacttttttgtgtgtaaaaataatccAGAGTTTCTTTAGGTTTGTCACACCGGAGCAAATGCACGAGGGACAGGTGCGCAACGTAATGAGATTTAATAACGGACACAAAGTAAATGGTACATTAAGCAAACTTAGGCAAGGTCCACACTGTAAGGAAAGAGTATCCAGAAGTCAGAAGCAACACAAGAGTGAGGGAGGCAATTACTTAAATAGGAACACCAATGAAAATGGAATATGTGTGAGGGCAATTAGGGCAGACAAGACAGTGATAAGGTGCCCCCTGGTGGGCAAGGGTCATCACAATCTTACAAGATGGTAGAGGAATTTTATTCACTGCTGTGCTTTTTTGGTCGTGGtgtgctgggtttttttttcattgtttctgAGATTGCAGAGCCCAGAAATGTAACATCCGTCCAATACCGGTCCCTGCCACTagagtgtttttttaaatgggtaAATGGGAACCAAAcaattgaattaaatgaattaaattgaatgaaagtgtgcatgttgtggaaattatatttctttccATCTATTGTTCTATGATAATGAGGCTGCTCCAGAaaaaaggctgtaaaataaGCTTAATTCCTGTCTTTGAAACATTTTCTGCACCAGCATTAgcacaaatcaaatcaaatcacttcTATTATACAGACTCTATTGTGACTAGTACACAGGTATAGTGCACAAGAGTGAAATTCTTGCATGCAAAGGCTCTCAATGCAGGCATTGCAAAAGGAGGTCAAGGAAGGCTCATGTGCACAGCTTAAGCTGttgtgagaataaaaaaaaaaagctgtgcgTGATGTGGTCTTGTAGTGAGATTTTAGCAGACCCACAAATATTCTTCACTTTTCTCTTATCCTCCAGCCACATGCAGTACCGTTCCAGCTATTAGATGCTCAGAAATGTGTTATCACTGTGCATTCAGCCTtagcaaagaaagaaatgtgggtggtagtagcctagaaccagaagacacctatgaaccagaagacccaggttcaaaccccacttaaccctaaatgtctccagggggactgtccctgcaactactaattgtaagttgctctggataagggcctctgataaatgctgtaaatgtaaatgtaaaagatctGTGGAACATTGCATGGTTTGTCATAAAAACATATACTTGGAATTCCTGGGATATCCACACGGGGGCAGATGTGTGCATTTCTCTCTGGCCAGCATCCGATGCAGGTCTCTTCATCCGATGCAGGTCTCTTCAGTTGTCAAAAGTCTGCTGATATTTCAGGCTTGTCATTTttagaattaataaataaagtcatATGAACTACTGTTAAGTTGATAATCTTCATAAATTGAGGAATTTTTCCCAGCTGTTgtcatgtgctgtgtatcacatttggcaatcacttcactttaaatgtctAGTACCTTCTCTCACTTCAACAGAATGGCCTCACGCTGATGAAGTTAtaccaacacaccacacacatcccACCATGACTGCTGTGTTGGAAACTGTCCCACACATATTGTTGTTCATAGATGAGGAACAAATGGTGTAGGTTCTAGATGCCATGTGACACCAGAAGAGCAACAGACCTCGCACTGTACATCTGCAAAGTAATAAAATGCCAATAAATTATGTTAGGTTGTCAAAAAAGATGTTCAGCCTTGCAAAGTCTGGCTGTGGGTTTCATGCTGTTGCGtctatataatttaataatcatTACATCACTAAATCATTGTAGATGAGAATTAATCAAGAGCTTAATTGCAGCAGATTTTAATGAGTTACAAAATTGCTTGCTTCAGACTGCAACCTGCCTTGGCCTGTAAAGTCTGATTTAACATATATTATACCTGAACACATCTATCCAACTTTTAGACCTTGGTGTGACCTATTTGTGGGAGCAAAGACAAACCCTTAAGGGAGCAACCTTAATAGAACTGAAAATTGGAGAccgaaaaaaaaagcagcattatTAAGTGTTTTTAATTAGGTATCAGGAAAAAGCCACAGCCCCCTGTGGAGGAGGCTAAATATAATCAGAGCCGCTTGTGTGGTTCAGACTGCCGTCTTCAGgcgtcttaaaaaaaaaaaagaaggtgtcCAGCATCGTATTTCATTTGTTGTCCAagcctgttctttttttagtgTTGTCCACTCACTGATTGTCCGTCATGTgacttttttcatgctttgcaAAGCAATTTTCTTCCCAGCGCCAAGTGATGTCATTATGTGCTTGGGATGGACTGAGTGGAAGTGATAGTGTTTTCATTTTACACAATGTAAGTCTGTTTATGACCATTTATGCTACACATTGTGCAggttcttttattatttttggagGGGTGGGGGTTATTCTTAAAATATCCATatgtaaaaacaatatatacatatCATAACTCGATCTTCTTCTCGCAAATGTTTTCTGGGTCATTTTTATCACATACCTCCAGTTTCCATACTctctaattattttaattattccaGTCTTTCCTTTTCTGTCCTTGAAAACTGGATCACAGAGTTATTTCCACGTTCACAAACCATGAAGTCTTATTCCTGGCCCCCTTAATGGTTTTAAACACCGATTCTTATGGATTAGACTTTGTGCTGGGTTGCTCTGAGACCCTGGTGATTAGCCTAAAGCATGTTTCACCTAATTAAGTCATTAATAGGGGGAAAGGTGTTTTTATGGTTAAATGAGAACTGAGATCTTTCTCATTATAAACATTTAAGCAAGATGTGGACAAtccaaatgttttcatttaatcaGTTACATTTATGTAGTTTACAGcgtaaatgtaataatggaaACTTATGATACCTTACAATTAATAAAactttttctgtgcttttgccTAAGCGTTCACGCTAAAGTTCTAAAAACATCCATTTCAGGTTTTCAGAATGATGACCAAGCTCGTGCGACCTTATTAGATGAAACTCTTGGGCACTGCCAGCTAAACAATacataaaaagctttttaaGACCGGGATTCGTACGGGTCACCGTATCACTAGGCATTCGCATCTGAAGGGTTTCGGAATGCACAAGAGTGTTTCTTCTTCAGGGGATACGAATGAGGTCATGACGTTAAGCCCCGCCTCAGAGTTGTTGCGCTTTAGTGTTGTCACTGGAGACTGGGAACATCATTACCCTGTCAGGACGAGAGACGGCATCCCGAACATCCCAGCGACGAAGGCTTTTTACCCTTTCCAGCACCTTGCCCGGTAAGACTCCGTCTGCGTCTTTTACTGATTCCTACACTGCACTGAAATTGCTGGTTTACTTTTTTAGTTTGATTTCTATGCATCTGTGTAAGTATTTTTTGTGctgtatgaatattatttacagACAAGTGGCCAGTGCTTTTCTGCTTGTCTCTTTTTTGACCTTAAACTCTTGAATAATGACATCCGTCTGACTTTGTAACAGAGTCGAGCCTGCGATGCACATTTTTTGGTAGTTCATTCTTTCATAATTaaccaatttaaaaaatatgtgacTCTTTAGGCTTTGAGAGCAGTTCGAAATGGCACACCACTTCCCCACCTTGTCCACTGACCAGAAGAAGGAGCTACATGAGATCGCCCTGCGCATTGTAGCCCCTGGGAAAGGAATCTTGGCTGCAGATGAATCTGTGGGTCAGTAGGTGGACAATTTCTCTGAAATCCGTTCTTTAGTTGCCCCCGGCTGTAAATTGGGagattttaaacataaatggaATGCGCATGTGCTCAGATGGATTTTATAGAACCCCCACCACGGTGTGAAACTGTGGTTTCGTGGGACATTTGTGTTAGTGCGTGTATTCGTGCCTTTCAGGCAGCATGGGAAAGCGCCTTAACCAGATAGGTGTGGAGAACACAGAAGAGAACCGCCGACAGTTTCGTCAGGTGCTCTTTAGTGCCGACGACCGCATCAACAGCTGCATTGGAGGTGTCATCTTCTTCCACGAAACTCTTTACCAGACTGCAGACGATGGAACTCGCTTCATTAAGATGATTAAGGATAAAGGGATCACCGTTGGAATTAAGGTACATTCTTTTTAGCAGTAATGAAAGGCAGGTTTTGTCTCATACCTACATCTTTTCACTTGTGCTTTCACAGGTTGACAAAGGGGTGGTTCCATTACCAGGAACTAATGGAGAGACCACCACACAGGGTAAATAAACAGATTACATAATCCCAATAGAAGGTTCTAGAAGAGTCTAGAACAGAGTTGATGCACCCAGGCATACGCAAGGTTTCACCGTGTTGAGTAAGACTTGACCCGGAACATCTATTATTTTAGTGCTTTGGttctcacaaatacacacgaaGAAGAAAGGACTGACTGCTTAGTTTTATAGAATTAGTTTATAGAAAATATCCAGGCAGGAGTTGAGATTATCAGATGAAGATTATTCAGATTGGGCATCCTTTATAGAGCCCACAAACATTTATTTGGCAAAATATTCTTCAAGTCGCTCCATATACATCATACATACAAGAACTTTTATTGTTGAGTCATAGACTAAAAGCCTTAATTTGGTTGGTGTAAAGTGGGAGTTTCAATGTCTCAATGTTACTACtagatttttttcattccttCCCTCACTTATGAAGCAATCCCTTTCTTGCCTTGAACCAAGAATCCATATTTGATGTGATATTGGCAAACATGACCCATGCCGTCAAGTCTTAGAACCATTAAAATAAGGGCCGAGTGAGCGGTGCTAACCGCAGTTTTTGTTGTAGGGCTCGATGGCTTGTCAGAGCGTTGTGCTCAGTACAAAAAAGAGGGGGCGAACTTTGCTAAGTGGCGCTGTGTGCTGAAGATCAGTGACTCCACGCCTTCCCAACATGCCATCGAGGAGAACGCCAAAGTCATGGCCCGCTATTCTAGCATTTGCCAGCAGGTAAGGAGGTGATAAAAAACGTGTGCCATTTTCCCATAGAAACGTATGTACTTTATGTTCTTTAAGATTAgtcattccattccattccattccattccattacATCACAAATTATGCAACAATCACTTCCCATGTGTTTTACTTTTTCACAGGCCCAGTATTCGAGGATGTTAGTGAGcttgttaaaatgtttaagATTATTATTAAACTGATTTCTAAAATGTGCCCCATCAATATCCTTCTAGCATGGTATTGTGCCAATTATAGAACCGGAAATCTTGCCAGATGGAGACCATGACCTGAAATGCTGTCAGTTTGTGACAGAGAAGGTTGGTTCCGTCACCAGCGCTACATACACCTTGACGCTTCCCATTTACTTTCACTCAAGGGACTTTTTGGCCGCTGTATGTGCCTGCTTTGCAGGTCCTGACTGCCGTGTACAAGGCCATGTTCGAACATCATGTCTATCTGGAGGGCACGCTACTTAAGCCTAACATGGTGACTCCCGGCCACAGTTGCTCCACCAAATACACCCCGGAGGAAGTTGCCATGGCCACGGTGACCGCCTTACGTCGCACTGTTCCCCCCGCTGTCACAGGTTGCGTAGCTCCAACACAGCTCTCTCATAAAGTGCTGGGCAGTCCAGGCGTCTGCGCAGTTGAATATAAAATGCTTTGATATGCCTACAAGTTAAGCAATTGCTAACTTTAgccatttaatttttaacaGATTATTAAGAGATAGATGAATTTCTGAGTTCTTATATAATATTGAGAGCCGCATATTGTCCAAGAAATAGAATGGATGCCGCAATAAGTTACTGGAGTATGTTACGTTGTCCCCTGCAGGGGTGACGTTCCTCTCAGGAGGACAGAGCGAGGAGGAGGCTTCCCTCAACCTGAACGCCATCAACAACTGCCCACTGGTGAAGCCCTGGGCCCTGTCCTTCTCCTTCGGCCGCGCCCTGCAGGCCTCCGCACTGAAAACGTGGCGTGGGCACCGAGAGAACGAGAACGCCGCAACCGAGCAGTTCATCAAGCGGGCGGAGGCACGTTAACACTCCCCGGGCAGCAACAGTTGGAACATCCCTCTGATGCGTCTCGCGTTATTTCACATTATATGCTTCCTCACCAGATCAACAGTCTGGCGTCCCAGGGGAGGTACACCTTCTGCGGGGACAACAGCGAACAGTTCATTTACATCTCCAACTACGCCTACTAAGATCTGCTGATGACCCCAACACTCCTCGATCAAGAGCGAAATTCCCAGCCACACCCATAATGCTCACCTGAGAGCTTTGTGCTATCTATGTTCAGTTTAGTTTTAATATTTAGACAATTATACTGAGTTTAGATGCTTTGATGTCATTTAATATCAATTTACAAGATGTCTAAAATGTAGCCTGTTCAACTGAAGACAACATATTGGAAAGAGGCTGCTATGGAACCAGGAAAATGTACTAGTATTATAGTAATCTTAAATTAACTTgccaattaaaaatgcaaatcgTGATTCCGGCATCATTCCTGTGTTTAGTTTAACTAAGGATAACTTTATGTTAGGGTAACGCTCTGCTTGTTTCACATTGTTAAAATAGAATATTCTGGATCTGATAGATGGCTACAGTGTCTAACtgaaatgatatattttgtgaTTGCCAGTGGTGGTGTGTTTTAAAACTACAGCAGAAATACCACTAATTCTGATAATAAAAATTTGCATTGTGTgaaagaaaccttttttttttttcattgcctAAAAGAATGCATTTGTCAAATATGATTTACTTGTGATTTAAacataaatgcaaaacacactGTGCACATTTAGTTTCATTGTATATTCACAGGGGGTGAATCGTGCAAAAAAAGTATGCaatgtaatttataatgatttataaaagTTAAAGTGGTTTATAGTAGCTATTTAGCAGAAATATCTAGTGAGGTTGCACAACGTAACAACGCgagaataaaaacaacataacaACATAACAACATAATATTAGAACAAAGTAAAACTCCAACGCGGATCgtgaaataaaatagaattaaaaaaaaaaagctcaattcATCCATTCGGTCGTCGATCCATTCGTCGCTGCTGACGTGAACTAGGTTTTCCAGCGGATGTGGCCGCGCTCCGGCGGGTCAACATAAGGCGCTTCCGCTTCCCAGTCCCTCCGCTCCAGCGACGCGCGGTTCAGCCTGCGGACCAGCTCGGGCCTTTGCTGAGGCGACTTTTATTTGGCGTCTATGCGTAGTAGGAGCCGTTTTATCCCGCCGGCTTCTCTTTCTGGCTTCTGCGCGGCGGCTGTTCATTTAGCGCggtagcgttttttttttttttttttttttttttttttaatataaagactttgggttttttttttaaagcatgtctggcggcggcagcagcgtgATCAGAGGCCCGGCGGGTAACAACGACTGCCGCATCTACGTGGGGAACCTTCCCCCCGACATCCGCACCAAGGACGTGGAAGACGTCTTCTACAAGTACGGGGCCATTCGGGACATCGACCTGAAGAACCGCCGCGGAGGGCCCCCGTTCGCCTTTGTCGAGTTCGAGGATCCGCGGTAAGTGAGCCGGGCAGTTAGCGGCGAGGCTAAGCTAATTAGCGCCTCCGATCAATGGGCGCCCACGCTGCCGGAGTTTTACTTCCCGCACAAGCCCTGTCGTGTGGAGACGAAcgcgtggttttttttttttatttttaactcgCGTCGCCGTGCGCATTTTACCCGTTTTTGCGCGTTTCGCCGCGGCCGCTTGTGCCCGGGCGGCGCCGGCTGCTTTGCCGCGCGAAATCTGTGGCGCTCGGCGGCGTTTTGTTCGCTCCGCGTCGtgcacgttttttttattagccaGCATGCTAGTTGCGCCTCTCTTTGCGAACTCTGCTGCTCCTCGTggaaattataattttattttctacCCCCCTCTCTTTTCCGatctttttgcttgttttaataGCGCGTGGAAGCAAAACAAAGCGCGTGCTCGGCGTCGGCGGCGCGCTTTGTTTAGCCGCTAGCCGCGTGGCTAGCCGGGGTCCGAATCGCGCTCGAACCGGAGTGGCGTTAGCGCTTGGTGGCTCGGGGGCGGCTGGTAGCGGCGCTCAGGAGCTGCGTGTGTTTCCAGGGACGCCGAGGACGCCGTGTATGGACGCGACGGCTACGATTACGACGGGTACCGCCTGCGCGTGGAGTTCCCCCGGAGCGGACGGGGCATGGGCCGAGGCGGCTTCGGCGGAGCGGGGGGCGGAGCGCCGAGGGGGAGATACGGACCCCCTTCCCGGCGGTCGGAGTACAGAGTCATTGTTTCAGGTGAGTTTGGGGGGGGCGTCTGTTGTAATTGGGGTGTAAATGGCAACTTTTGCTTCTGTTTGGACCCACGTGACCACAAAgttctgaaatgaataaaggtTTAAATACTGACGTTCAGAATCTGTGTAATATCACAGCACAGTCAAGCAGTTTTATTATATGAAGATGATCACAACTTCCGTCCAGAATCCAGGTTTGTTTTGACCAGTCCCTGTCTTTTTGCCTTCCAGGACTTCCTCCCAGTGGCAGTTGGCAGGACCTGAAGGATCACATGCGAGAGGCGGGTGACGTGTGCTACGCAGACGTGTTTCGTGATGGGACTGGGGTCGTGGAGTTTGTGCGCAAGGAGGACATGACCTACGCCGTTCGGAAGCTGGACAACACTAAGTTCCGTTCACACGAGGTGGGTTATCCTGATTATTTTCTAGTGTCTGACCGCTTTGTATGTAAATCCATCCACGTATGAATGGGCGGTGTGTAATataatatctctctctctctcagggtgaAACAGCATATGTCCGGGTGAAGGTTGATGGCCCTCGTAGCCCCAGTTATGGAAGGTCTCGCTCAAGGAGCCGGAGTCGCAGCAGGAGTCGCAGCCGAAGCAAAAGTCGCAGTCGCAGCTACTCCCCCCGGCGTGGTGGCGGTCGCGGGTCTCCCCAGTACTCCCCTCGCCACAGCCACTCCCGCTCACGGTCTTAAGTGCTGCTGTCTGTCGGCTCGAATGCTGTACGTTAGGTGGAGCTCATCGTCAACCAACCTGCCCCCCCAgcccccttttttatttttggtttttgacCTCCCTCTCCGCTCCACTTCCCTTTTTCCTCGTATAATAGTCCTCCAAGGGATGTTTTTGCTGACCACATGCTTTTCATCTAGATTGTATTGTCcaaatttttgtatttaattttttttttttttttttaaataaaacaaaagtctgGTGTTCTGTGAACTGCATTGAACTTCTTTTGTAAGCGTCCCTGTCAAGATGGGGTGGATTTTACTGTCTTCCTATAGATGTCTCATCATGGATTAAAGGAATCTTTGCAATAAAGCAGTTTTGTTTCTTATGTGCAGTTTTCACCTTATTTCTGGAGTTTTGGGGTTAACTCTGATAGCTTCTACTGATAAACATGGGGGAAGAGTGATCAGCAGCAATttgggtggtttttttttttttttttaatctttgctAGGGTTTCATAGCagtttcttttatatatatatatagtttggcAATTTTGTTTTGTGGCCAACCTACATGCTccagtgttttttgtttgtttattttttttaagaacactACAATACCACCattgggtggtggtggccttgtggaTAAGGAAGCAGGCCCAAatttagaaggttgctggtttgagtaCTGAATAATGCCACTATCGTCCCAACACGCCTGTGCTGGCTGCCCCCTGGGGTTGAGATGGGTTAAGTGTAAAGGACCCATTTATAGAACCGCCCTTATTGTCAATATCAAACCTTACTTTTTCAAATGCAATAGTTTTTCAAAAGAACATGACAATTGGTCTGCCAGTAATTTAGTGTtccttaaaaacaatatttaatagGGTTTGGACTGGAAAGATCATTCCATTTTTAATATAGTCTCTTTTAATGAATTTAGAGGTTTTCTACAACCTTTACTGTCAGGATGAGTCGTATTTTAAGTAAAGGTACATAGGTGTacctttacttaaaaaaaaaaaaaacctgcaccaTTTTATTCGGCCTGAAATAGCCGCTAGGGGGAGCCCCCTCAGAGCGTTAGTGTGAGCCAGGTTCGAGCCTCTGGCCTGGGCAGCACTGATCTTGGTTGGGTTGCAGTCCGGCTCCATCGtgtgctgcagggccttctgtgGCCTTGGTGTGTGTAGAATGCGCTGCGACTCTGTGTGTATTCATGCAGGTTCGACCACAGCTCATCAGGAAACAGAAGAACCAGTTCAGCAGAAATAGTACTTTATTCTCagtggaaaaaggcaaaaataaataaatttttgtgtgcttgtgtcGAAATCCTTGACATTTCATAAAACTTGAACCCGAGTCTTTTCTGGCTTCTGCTCTCTCTATTTACATTCCACTAAATCATTTTAAGTGAGAAACATGCTGCCTTAAGTCACCATGACCTGTCTGACCAATCAGCTCTCTCGATGTGCTCCTTAGATGTATGGTTAACAGGCGACTCGTGATTCCATTGCATTTCTTGAGTGGAAGATCTTCCAGAAGAGTCCAGACGTCCAGCGCAATGAGCACCATGTGAAACTTCATGAGAAATGGCATTAATGTCGCCTGTCCTTCCAAATCTAACAGCTGTTGGAAGCCCTCGGTGCTTAAAGTCAAGCTCGAGTCCTGAAGCTTTAAAGGGTAGGAAGTTCGAGCTCAGACCTCTCTGAGCGCATACTGTTTCCTCCCCCCATCTAAAGGcacagagagagcaagagagacgGAGGAGAAGGGTGGAGGAGAattggtgtcttctccttgttaGTCTTATAATTCTTACTTCTTTTGCATGAATCTAATTATGAAGGCCGTGCTTGTTTTGCTCTTATTTGTCGCAACATCCGCGACAGGAGACGAAGGTGAAATCTTCTCATTTGCTTCTTTCATGctgtgttatttcattttaaaatcgcAGAGCTGCTTAATCCTCCGTTTTGGAACAGGTGTGGGCAAAAATAAGATATTAGAAATGactaatgttttatatttttttcttactttataCTTTATTCCAGGCAATGTGGTATTTTATGGAAGCTATGTGACCATGACTTGTCCTAACGGGACAAAACTTTACAATGAGAAAAACGATGAAGTGGAAAATTCAATAAATTATATTGAAACCCCAGAACCAAAATACCATTGTGAGGGAGACGCAATCCAGTTTTATATAAAAGGAAAAGGTGAGgaggcatttttttaaacatgacaCTGAATTTTGTGTAGTTACTACTACTTTACAACTGCATCCACTCAAATTTACAAACCGGATTTTTTCATTCTAATCATTCTCAGCCTTTCATTTGTCTGAACAACGGCAAGATTCAGAGAACAGAATTTTATCTGTTTATATTTTAtgctattttaattttatttaactgTGACTTTACCTCACTGTTTTTAAGAATTTTGCATAGCTGTACTGTGTTTTCATGTAAGGCGCTTCGATCTTTAATGTGAAAGAAGCAGTATTATTTGTGAAGTGACACAGATtgtcacagtgcacacagtgaaatttgtcctctgcatttaacccatcacccttgatgag
This window contains:
- the LOC114801602 gene encoding fructose-bisphosphate aldolase C-A-like; translated protein: MAHHFPTLSTDQKKELHEIALRIVAPGKGILAADESVGSMGKRLNQIGVENTEENRRQFRQVLFSADDRINSCIGGVIFFHETLYQTADDGTRFIKMIKDKGITVGIKVDKGVVPLPGTNGETTTQGLDGLSERCAQYKKEGANFAKWRCVLKISDSTPSQHAIEENAKVMARYSSICQQHGIVPIIEPEILPDGDHDLKCCQFVTEKVLTAVYKAMFEHHVYLEGTLLKPNMVTPGHSCSTKYTPEEVAMATVTALRRTVPPAVTGVTFLSGGQSEEEASLNLNAINNCPLVKPWALSFSFGRALQASALKTWRGHRENENAATEQFIKRAEINSLASQGRYTFCGDNSEQFIYISNYAY
- the LOC114801604 gene encoding serine/arginine-rich splicing factor 1-like, producing MSGGGSSVIRGPAGNNDCRIYVGNLPPDIRTKDVEDVFYKYGAIRDIDLKNRRGGPPFAFVEFEDPRDAEDAVYGRDGYDYDGYRLRVEFPRSGRGMGRGGFGGAGGGAPRGRYGPPSRRSEYRVIVSGLPPSGSWQDLKDHMREAGDVCYADVFRDGTGVVEFVRKEDMTYAVRKLDNTKFRSHEGETAYVRVKVDGPRSPSYGRSRSRSRSRSRSRSRSKSRSRSYSPRRGGGRGSPQYSPRHSHSRSRS